In the Solanum pennellii chromosome 5, SPENNV200 genome, one interval contains:
- the LOC114077132 gene encoding protein ENDOSPERM DEFECTIVE 1-like, whose amino-acid sequence MGGLCLPPHPTSNKLGADARKGMKGFSDQGDVHSLKFLYNHHLQWRFANAKAEASMHYQRHESQSKLYSFAQQLSDLRKSVSQKHAEYIWGCLAHLLTEVHVDIKELGDALSSYTKVMEMIGLQIQNFMQKAEETESLISELFRVIGGEKTLIEEWGDLLMKTYISQEFTGADD is encoded by the exons ATGGGGGGCCTTTGCTTGCCTCCACATCCAACTTCCAATAAATTGGGAGCAGATGCTAGGAAAGGAATGAAGGGTTTCAGTGATCAGGGAGATGTGCATTCACTGAAGTTTCTCTACAACCATCACCTTCAATGGCGGTTTGCAAATGCCAAAGCAGAGGCCTCCATGCACTACCAAAGACATGAGAGCCAGAGCAAACTTTATTCCTTTGCGCAACAATTGTCAGATCTACGCAAATCTGTAAGCCAGAAACACGCTGAATATATTTGGG GATGCCTGGCACATTTGCTCACGgaagttcatgttgatataaAAGAGTTAGGAGATGCTCTTAGTTCATATACAAAGGTGATGGAAATGATCGGTTTGCAAATTCAGAACTTTATGCAAAAGGCAGAAGAAACAGAAAGTTTAATCTCTGAACTATTTAGGGTAATTGGAGGAGAGAAAACTCTTATAGAAGAATGGGGGGATTTATTAATGAAGACATATATCTCGCAGGAGTTTACCGGGGCAGATGATTAA